In Bacteroidota bacterium, the following are encoded in one genomic region:
- a CDS encoding FecR domain-containing protein, whose amino-acid sequence MPPDDRDLRLARQLDAGEASDGSDALRHALESARPAAPSVEAGTSERLWAGIEAQMGPAPRAARPPLRLVQRPVVRWAAAALVLLAFGVAVWTTQQPDLVAVAVAETVTWDAPDGSTVTLRPNSRLVHHGERAYGLDGQAFFAVTSDPDRPFTVEAGPGTVRVLGTRFDVSTWGGETAVFVEEGRVAVEGASAEVVLGAGGAAAASSAGVARVEAPSAETYLDWQRGEVAFERERVQRVADEIGQHFDVRVAVGAAADETVSGVIRLDDVRQALGDLGRILGGGFEADGDGYRFVRP is encoded by the coding sequence TTGCCTCCCGACGACCGCGACCTTCGCCTCGCTCGCCAACTCGACGCGGGCGAGGCGTCGGACGGGTCGGACGCCCTGCGCCACGCGCTCGAATCTGCCCGGCCGGCAGCGCCCTCGGTCGAGGCTGGGACGAGCGAGCGCCTGTGGGCAGGGATCGAAGCACAGATGGGGCCAGCCCCTCGGGCGGCGCGGCCCCCGCTCCGGCTCGTGCAGCGGCCGGTGGTGCGATGGGCTGCTGCCGCTCTCGTCCTGCTCGCCTTCGGCGTAGCGGTATGGACGACCCAGCAGCCTGACCTCGTGGCAGTCGCCGTGGCCGAGACGGTGACGTGGGACGCGCCCGACGGCTCGACCGTCACGCTGCGCCCGAACAGCCGCCTCGTCCACCACGGCGAGCGCGCCTACGGGCTCGACGGGCAGGCCTTCTTTGCAGTCACCTCGGACCCTGACCGTCCGTTCACCGTCGAGGCTGGGCCGGGGACGGTCCGCGTCCTCGGCACCCGGTTCGACGTGAGCACCTGGGGCGGGGAGACCGCCGTGTTCGTCGAGGAAGGCCGCGTGGCCGTCGAGGGAGCCTCGGCGGAGGTCGTCCTCGGCGCGGGCGGGGCCGCGGCGGCGAGTTCGGCAGGCGTGGCACGCGTCGAAGCGCCGAGCGCGGAGACCTACCTCGACTGGCAGCGCGGCGAGGTGGCGTTCGAGCGCGAGCGGGTGCAGCGCGTGGCGGACGAGATCGGCCAGCACTTCGACGTGCGCGTGGCCGTGGGGGCCGCAGCCGACGAGACGGTCTCGGGCGTGATCAGACTGGACGACGTGCGCCAAGCGCTCGGCGACTTGGGCCGCATCCTCGGCGGAGGGTTCGAGGCCGATGGTGATGGCTACCGCTTCGTCCGGCCATGA
- a CDS encoding sigma-70 family RNA polymerase sigma factor encodes MIASGPSTLAVWLVLMLAQAGRARPSEDEDRALAQRIRRGDADAFRRFFDRTHADLLRALRRRGLDVAAAEDVAQNAYLWLWEHRDRIDPAQSLRGLLFRIGLTRGLNHLRDTGRTEALPDLDLPGEGAGDPAALADLRRALADAVAALPERRRETFGLCFFDGLSHREAAEVMDVSPRTVEHQMAHALKAIRTHLAPFLED; translated from the coding sequence ATGATTGCGTCCGGCCCCTCGACTCTCGCCGTGTGGCTCGTCCTGATGCTGGCCCAGGCGGGCCGCGCCCGGCCGTCCGAGGACGAAGACCGGGCGCTGGCTCAGCGGATCCGCCGGGGCGACGCCGACGCCTTCCGCCGCTTCTTCGACCGGACCCACGCGGACCTGCTCCGGGCGCTTCGGCGGCGCGGGCTGGACGTGGCGGCAGCCGAGGACGTGGCGCAGAACGCCTACCTCTGGCTCTGGGAGCACCGCGACCGCATCGACCCGGCGCAGTCGCTGCGGGGGCTGCTCTTCCGCATCGGGCTGACGCGCGGGCTGAACCACCTCCGCGACACGGGGCGGACCGAGGCGCTGCCGGACCTCGACCTGCCCGGCGAAGGCGCGGGCGACCCAGCGGCGCTCGCCGACCTCCGCCGCGCGCTCGCCGACGCCGTCGCCGCGCTGCCGGAGCGCCGCCGCGAGACGTTCGGGCTCTGCTTCTTCGACGGCCTCTCGCACCGCGAGGCCGCCGAGGTGATGGACGTCAGCCCCCGGACCGTCGAGCACCAGATGGCGCACGCGCTGAAAGCGATTCGGACCCACCTTGCGCCCTTTCTGGAGGACTAG
- a CDS encoding DUF4230 domain-containing protein — MPQSRRLLPVLALLLVGAALALTVWLARPRWSVEGVRDAVVTTIQSEAPASDLVTGRVGIAARREIRNLGQFSWLPAWLDLPGVNVLDAEARVEATGEALYGFDVRALTPDMIEVYPSGLVEVTLPPLRVVAVDTDLAGLRVESEEGVLRGGAGRQLEAEALRDVEALLLRQAEQHLADSVQPAVNTSKALEAMLRPPLRAAGLEAPRFRFRLGPDLTLEPSLE; from the coding sequence ATGCCACAGTCCCGCCGCCTGCTGCCCGTCCTCGCGCTGCTCCTCGTCGGGGCGGCGCTCGCGCTCACGGTGTGGCTGGCGCGGCCTCGGTGGTCCGTCGAGGGCGTCCGGGACGCGGTCGTGACGACGATCCAGTCGGAAGCGCCGGCCTCGGACCTCGTCACGGGGCGCGTGGGGATCGCGGCGCGGCGCGAGATCCGCAACCTCGGCCAGTTCTCGTGGCTCCCGGCGTGGCTGGACCTCCCCGGCGTAAACGTCCTCGACGCTGAGGCGCGCGTGGAGGCCACCGGCGAGGCGCTCTACGGGTTCGACGTGCGCGCCCTCACGCCGGACATGATCGAGGTCTACCCAAGCGGACTCGTGGAGGTGACCCTGCCCCCGCTGCGCGTCGTCGCCGTCGACACCGACCTCGCCGGGTTGCGGGTCGAGAGCGAGGAGGGCGTGCTGCGCGGCGGGGCCGGCCGCCAGCTCGAGGCCGAGGCGCTGCGCGACGTCGAGGCGCTGCTGCTGCGCCAGGCCGAGCAGCACCTCGCGGACTCCGTCCAGCCGGCCGTCAACACCTCGAAGGCGCTCGAGGCGATGCTGAGGCCGCCACTCCGGGCCGCCGGGCTGGAGGCCCCGCGCTTCCGGTTCCGCCTCGGGCCGGACCTCACGCTCGAACCCTCGCTAGAATGA